A genomic segment from Tuwongella immobilis encodes:
- a CDS encoding ABC transporter permease, with amino-acid sequence MRWRILKALFAKEVGRYVANRGGIALAALLVVATILLSVFNPNPLGGTASTSSSGGGLVGGLHHCVIDSAIRSPWIDHLRANIPPELAGQILFRREDRGNIGVGVIRIRPRSEPGDRPEVLVQLIAPEGNAALLAPYEAWFWRESRRFFLNLPPANADNPTPATADDLWMVNAAFEQIYQDAVQQDSRNTTRVPVLQFERADSKTSKLLDPRLAILMSMIVFSFYFTSVYLLPAFTCEERERGVLLAQALSPASPLEMLLAKAMFYPVLGFGLAVLLVSIYRVSLLSQPFIWLAFAAISLGFLGVGLTIACLVKTPRGASMGAMLYTITVALLILICQQNNIPLLPYMFLEYHGPKMIHAAINAEVTRMEWFHLWATMILALIWCWIAIRTFQRQGWQ; translated from the coding sequence ATGCGTTGGCGGATTCTCAAGGCATTATTTGCAAAAGAAGTCGGACGCTATGTCGCCAATCGCGGTGGCATTGCTCTGGCGGCGCTGTTGGTTGTCGCCACCATTTTACTATCGGTCTTTAATCCGAATCCGCTGGGCGGAACGGCCTCGACTTCGTCGTCGGGGGGCGGGCTGGTCGGTGGGCTGCATCATTGTGTCATCGATTCCGCCATTCGCTCACCCTGGATCGATCATTTGCGTGCGAACATTCCCCCCGAATTGGCGGGTCAGATTCTCTTTCGGCGGGAGGATCGTGGCAACATTGGTGTCGGGGTGATCCGCATTCGACCGCGATCCGAACCCGGCGATCGACCCGAGGTTTTGGTGCAACTCATTGCGCCAGAAGGGAATGCGGCACTGCTTGCTCCGTATGAGGCGTGGTTCTGGCGAGAGTCGCGGCGGTTCTTTCTGAATTTGCCCCCCGCGAATGCAGACAATCCCACACCCGCGACTGCCGATGATCTTTGGATGGTGAATGCGGCGTTTGAGCAAATTTACCAAGACGCCGTGCAGCAAGATTCCCGCAACACCACCCGCGTCCCCGTGCTGCAATTCGAGCGGGCCGATTCGAAGACGAGCAAACTGCTCGACCCACGACTGGCAATCCTGATGAGTATGATTGTCTTTTCGTTCTATTTCACGTCGGTATATCTGCTGCCCGCTTTCACATGCGAAGAACGCGAACGCGGTGTGCTGCTCGCACAGGCGCTCTCGCCGGCCAGTCCGCTGGAAATGCTCCTGGCCAAGGCGATGTTCTATCCGGTGCTCGGCTTCGGGTTGGCGGTGCTGCTGGTGTCGATTTACCGCGTGAGTCTCCTGTCGCAACCATTTATCTGGTTGGCATTTGCGGCGATTTCACTCGGATTCTTGGGAGTAGGGCTGACGATTGCCTGCTTGGTCAAAACACCGCGCGGGGCAAGCATGGGGGCGATGCTTTACACCATCACCGTCGCGTTGTTGATCTTGATTTGTCAGCAGAACAACATTCCCCTATTGCCATACATGTTTTTGGAGTACCACGGCCCGAAGATGATTCATGCTGCGATTAACGCCGAAGTCACCCGCATGGAATGGTTCCACCTTTGGGCGACCATGATTCTTGCGCTGATTTGGTGCTGGATCGCCATTCGGACGTTTCAACGACAGGGCTGGCAATAA
- a CDS encoding UbiD family decarboxylase yields the protein MGYRTLRAALEDLERTGQLRRIDVEIDPNLEMAEIHRRIYQAGGPALWFTRVKGCHFSMASNIYGTIERTRFLFRDTIEAVKKLVELKIDPGNFARRPWRYLGSPFAGLNALPKFVSSGPILDHETTLSQLPQLKCWPMDGGAFVTLPQVYSEDPDAPGWRKSNLGMYRVQISGNEFVPDREIGMHYQIHRGIGVHHTAALRRNEALPVHVWVGGPPVMPLAAVMPLPEGLPELAFAGALGGRRVRMVRSRRPDGSLGLPMPAEADFVITGTIQPGETKPEGPFGDHLGYYSLTHPFPLVRVERVYHRKDAIWPFTVVGRPPQEDTAFGEIIHELTGPVIPTVVPGIHAVHAVDAAGVHPLLLAIGSERYVPYASKRTPQELLTCANAVLGQGQLSLAKYLLIIAHQDAPNLDIHDIPAFFRHLLERIDPTRDLHFQTRTTIDTLDYTGDGLNQGSKVVIAAAGEARRTLPTTVPSGLRFPEGFGTPHVALPGVLTVTGPTFRDYPRGYADVQRFADTYSPDEAINQFPLILLCDDSEFSARTLNNFLWTAFTRSNPAADISGIGSFTEQKHWGCRGSIIIDARRKPQHAPPLIEDSEVNKRVDALAAPGGPLHGLY from the coding sequence ATGGGATACCGCACCCTTCGAGCCGCCTTGGAAGACCTGGAACGAACCGGGCAACTTCGCCGAATCGACGTGGAAATTGACCCCAACTTGGAAATGGCCGAGATTCATCGGCGCATCTACCAAGCGGGCGGGCCGGCGCTCTGGTTCACCCGCGTGAAGGGGTGCCATTTTTCGATGGCGTCGAACATTTATGGCACCATCGAACGAACGCGATTTCTATTCCGCGACACCATCGAAGCGGTCAAGAAACTGGTCGAACTCAAAATCGATCCGGGGAATTTCGCCCGTCGTCCCTGGCGGTATCTCGGCTCACCGTTCGCAGGGTTGAACGCGCTGCCGAAATTCGTCTCCTCCGGGCCGATTCTCGATCACGAGACGACGCTGAGCCAATTGCCGCAACTCAAATGCTGGCCGATGGATGGGGGTGCGTTCGTCACGCTGCCGCAGGTTTATTCCGAAGACCCCGATGCGCCGGGTTGGCGGAAATCGAATCTGGGGATGTATCGGGTGCAGATTTCCGGAAACGAATTCGTTCCGGATCGTGAAATCGGCATGCACTATCAGATCCATCGCGGGATCGGCGTGCATCACACGGCTGCGCTTCGCCGCAACGAGGCGTTGCCGGTGCATGTGTGGGTGGGTGGTCCACCGGTAATGCCGTTGGCGGCGGTGATGCCGCTGCCGGAAGGGCTGCCCGAATTGGCGTTTGCGGGTGCGCTCGGAGGTCGTCGGGTGCGGATGGTGCGCTCGCGGCGGCCCGATGGGTCGCTCGGACTGCCAATGCCCGCCGAGGCCGATTTCGTCATCACCGGCACCATTCAGCCTGGCGAAACCAAGCCCGAAGGCCCATTCGGCGATCACCTGGGCTATTATTCGCTCACCCATCCCTTCCCGCTGGTGCGAGTGGAGCGGGTCTACCACCGCAAAGACGCGATTTGGCCGTTCACGGTCGTCGGTCGTCCGCCGCAGGAAGATACCGCGTTTGGCGAGATCATTCACGAATTGACCGGGCCGGTGATTCCGACGGTGGTGCCGGGGATTCATGCCGTGCATGCGGTTGATGCTGCCGGGGTGCATCCGTTGCTGCTGGCGATTGGCAGCGAACGCTATGTTCCGTATGCCAGCAAACGAACGCCACAGGAATTGCTGACCTGCGCCAATGCGGTCTTAGGCCAAGGGCAACTGTCGCTGGCGAAGTATCTGCTCATCATCGCCCATCAAGATGCACCGAATTTGGACATCCACGATATTCCGGCATTCTTCCGACATTTGCTAGAGCGGATCGATCCAACGCGCGACTTACACTTCCAAACCCGAACGACCATCGACACCCTCGATTACACCGGCGATGGTTTAAATCAAGGGTCCAAGGTGGTCATCGCGGCGGCGGGTGAGGCGCGGCGGACGTTGCCGACCACGGTGCCGAGCGGATTGCGATTTCCCGAAGGCTTTGGCACGCCACATGTTGCGCTGCCGGGAGTGCTGACCGTCACCGGGCCAACCTTCCGGGATTATCCGCGTGGGTATGCCGATGTGCAGCGATTTGCCGATACGTATTCCCCGGATGAGGCGATCAACCAATTCCCGCTGATTCTGCTGTGCGATGACAGCGAATTTTCCGCCCGCACGCTGAATAATTTCCTGTGGACAGCGTTTACCCGATCGAATCCGGCGGCGGATATTTCGGGGATCGGATCATTCACGGAGCAGAAGCATTGGGGCTGTCGCGGGAGTATCATTATTGACGCTCGACGGAAGCCGCAGCATGCCCCGCCGCTAATCGAAGATTCCGAGGTGAACAAGCGGGTGGATGCGCTGGCGGCACCGGGTGGCCCACTGCACGGGCTGTATTGA
- a CDS encoding DUF1559 domain-containing protein, with the protein MRGFPSRRTAFTLIELLVVIAIIAILIGLLLPAVQKVREAAARMKCQNNIKQLALAVHNFESGIGVYPPSMLAPVGATFGTNNGSWSIHGRILSYIEQGNAGLLVNLEVAWDSQLATGVPTTRVPVFVCPSEVNDTMRLKSGAPFVYPHNYAFNMGSWQIWNPVNGQGGDGSFYPNAKIGPTAFTDGMSNTLMIAEVKTFTPYSRNMTSAVSTTPPATAADVASLIVAAPDKKIGPTLQDNTGHTEWPDGRVHHSGFTTVLTPNTKVVANIGGVNYDGDFNSRQEGSSATIPTCAAITARSFHTGLVNVAMMDGSVRSMRDNITLQTWRALGTRSGGEVVSDY; encoded by the coding sequence ATGCGCGGTTTTCCGAGTCGGCGGACGGCCTTTACGTTGATTGAATTGCTGGTGGTGATCGCCATTATTGCGATTCTGATTGGGTTACTGTTGCCTGCGGTCCAAAAAGTCCGCGAGGCCGCCGCTCGAATGAAATGTCAAAACAATATCAAGCAATTGGCCTTGGCCGTCCACAATTTCGAATCCGGCATAGGCGTCTACCCGCCCAGCATGCTCGCGCCAGTCGGGGCGACATTTGGCACCAACAACGGCTCGTGGTCGATTCACGGCCGCATTCTGAGCTACATCGAACAAGGCAACGCCGGGTTGTTGGTCAATCTCGAGGTCGCTTGGGATTCGCAACTGGCCACTGGCGTGCCCACCACCCGCGTGCCGGTGTTCGTCTGCCCCAGCGAAGTCAACGACACGATGCGACTCAAGAGCGGTGCGCCGTTCGTTTATCCGCACAATTATGCGTTCAATATGGGGTCGTGGCAGATTTGGAATCCCGTCAACGGGCAGGGCGGCGACGGCTCGTTCTACCCCAATGCCAAGATCGGCCCGACCGCATTTACCGACGGCATGAGCAATACGCTCATGATTGCCGAAGTGAAGACATTCACGCCCTACAGTCGGAACATGACTTCCGCCGTTTCGACGACTCCTCCGGCAACGGCGGCGGATGTGGCGTCGCTCATCGTCGCGGCCCCGGATAAGAAGATTGGACCGACTCTGCAAGATAACACGGGACACACCGAATGGCCGGATGGCCGCGTGCATCATAGCGGATTCACGACGGTGCTGACGCCCAACACCAAGGTTGTCGCGAATATCGGCGGTGTGAATTACGATGGCGACTTCAACAGCCGACAAGAAGGCTCCAGTGCGACGATTCCGACCTGTGCCGCAATCACGGCCCGGAGTTTCCACACCGGGCTCGTCAATGTGGCAATGATGGATGGCTCGGTGCGATCGATGCGTGACAACATCACGCTGCAAACCTGGCGAGCCCTCGGCACGCGCTCCGGTGGCGAAGTCGTCTCGGATTATTGA
- the recN gene encoding DNA repair protein RecN, which yields MLRELSVQNLALIEDVRVELTGGFCAWTGETGAGKSLLLGALGLLLGERGSSELLRAGADELKVIGRFECQRPELREAVEAILQETLEDETLILTRRLHRSGKSSAWVNGNPVVLNTLRKLGEVLVDIHGQRESHSLLQPAYQLRLLDSFGKLVSLCEDYQQAAEGFRQLRQRVVTLTEQRHQRQRELSLIRHEREELDQAELRPHELTELAAERERLAHAQSLQRFTAMVASELYDADGAVIDRIGRLEREAESWSEVDPQLQAVAERLSTLSSEIQDVAETCRDLCEGYEGDPDRLAQIEKRLQWIRRLESKYRRSADDLIAYRDTLDSQELALQGEEDEIDHLEAELAERYAKLREIAGKLSKRRAAVAEQLASQTQLHLADLGMPNARLTAQLEPLPWGTDPKLAEIPIMGMDRLEFVLAANPGEPPRPLRKVASGGELSRTLLALKTVLAEHDPVGMLIFDEIDANVGGRLGDVLGKKLAMLGQTHQVLCVTHLPQVASYAESHWTIRKQVMGDRTSTRITCLRQETDRVEELASMLRGESRGDLTRQEAAQMLTSARALALLTT from the coding sequence ATGTTGCGTGAACTCTCCGTGCAGAATTTGGCGTTAATCGAGGATGTCCGTGTCGAACTCACGGGCGGATTCTGTGCCTGGACCGGTGAGACCGGCGCGGGTAAGTCGTTACTTCTCGGGGCGTTAGGGCTATTGCTCGGCGAGCGAGGTTCGTCCGAACTGTTGCGTGCCGGGGCCGATGAACTGAAAGTCATTGGTCGATTCGAGTGCCAACGACCGGAACTCCGCGAAGCCGTCGAGGCGATTCTCCAAGAAACACTCGAAGATGAGACGCTGATTCTCACGCGACGATTGCACCGATCCGGGAAATCCTCCGCGTGGGTCAACGGCAATCCGGTGGTGCTGAATACGCTTCGCAAACTCGGCGAGGTGCTGGTGGACATCCACGGCCAGCGCGAAAGTCATTCCCTCTTGCAGCCGGCCTATCAACTGCGACTGCTCGATAGTTTCGGAAAACTCGTGTCGTTGTGCGAAGATTATCAGCAAGCCGCAGAGGGGTTTCGCCAGTTGCGGCAACGGGTGGTCACGCTCACCGAACAGCGGCACCAGCGCCAACGAGAGCTAAGTCTGATTCGCCATGAGCGCGAGGAACTCGATCAAGCCGAGCTGCGGCCCCATGAATTAACCGAACTGGCTGCGGAACGCGAGCGATTGGCGCATGCGCAATCGCTGCAACGCTTTACGGCAATGGTGGCGTCCGAACTGTATGACGCCGATGGTGCGGTGATCGATCGCATTGGTCGGTTGGAACGCGAGGCGGAAAGTTGGTCGGAAGTCGATCCGCAACTGCAAGCCGTGGCTGAGCGGTTATCCACACTCAGCAGCGAAATCCAGGATGTGGCGGAAACCTGCCGCGATCTTTGCGAAGGCTACGAAGGCGATCCAGACCGATTGGCCCAGATCGAAAAGCGGTTGCAGTGGATTCGACGGCTGGAGAGCAAATATCGGCGATCTGCCGACGATTTAATCGCGTATCGGGACACACTCGATTCGCAAGAGTTGGCCTTGCAGGGGGAAGAGGACGAAATCGACCACTTGGAGGCAGAGTTGGCAGAGCGTTACGCCAAACTACGGGAGATTGCGGGGAAATTGTCCAAGCGTCGGGCGGCGGTCGCGGAGCAACTCGCATCTCAGACGCAGCTGCATCTCGCCGATTTGGGCATGCCCAACGCTCGTCTCACCGCTCAACTCGAACCACTGCCCTGGGGGACTGACCCGAAATTGGCAGAAATCCCGATCATGGGGATGGATCGGCTCGAATTCGTGCTGGCGGCCAACCCCGGCGAGCCGCCCCGCCCGTTGCGAAAAGTCGCATCCGGCGGCGAACTTTCCCGCACCTTGTTGGCGTTGAAAACCGTGCTGGCTGAGCATGATCCCGTCGGAATGCTCATTTTCGACGAAATTGATGCGAATGTTGGCGGCCGATTGGGCGATGTTTTGGGGAAAAAGTTGGCGATGCTGGGGCAAACGCATCAAGTGCTATGTGTGACCCACTTGCCGCAAGTGGCCAGCTACGCGGAGTCGCATTGGACGATCCGCAAGCAGGTGATGGGGGATCGCACCTCCACTCGAATCACCTGCCTGCGACAAGAAACCGACCGCGTCGAGGAATTGGCCAGCATGCTTCGCGGCGAATCGCGAGGCGATCTGACGCGCCAAGAAGCCGCTCAGATGCTGACCTCCGCTCGAGCGTTGGCGTTACTCACGACTTAA
- a CDS encoding C45 family peptidase — MNVVECPLIERPWPEQWLDASRELLTQTLEQMPDEARLLALLAIQRFPEHGERNLQLAEELGVPEELLMLGTISYDIAMTFGCSTMAVATAEGPVLARNMDWFPERAIARASCITRLDHGWSAGFVGTVGVVTGLSERGFAVALNAVAHPESDRRGYPMLLFLRHLLDSATDFDHAVEIARRTPLASSGLLTLVGTRNDQRICIERTPSQHRLIRPEGDAALVTTNHFRLMEPETSCVRWSTVTSSAKTLSRMPGDSDFLQILTHPQVEQSITAQHVIATPSQQRLKMWVPARLLE; from the coding sequence ATGAACGTCGTCGAATGTCCGTTGATTGAACGCCCTTGGCCGGAGCAATGGCTGGATGCGTCGCGGGAGTTACTGACCCAGACACTCGAACAAATGCCGGATGAAGCACGGTTGTTGGCACTCTTGGCGATCCAGCGATTTCCCGAGCATGGCGAACGCAACCTGCAACTGGCAGAAGAGTTAGGCGTTCCCGAAGAACTGCTGATGCTGGGCACGATCAGCTACGATATCGCCATGACCTTCGGCTGCTCGACCATGGCCGTAGCCACTGCGGAGGGGCCGGTGCTGGCTCGCAATATGGACTGGTTTCCCGAGCGGGCGATTGCTCGCGCCAGTTGCATCACGCGGTTGGATCACGGCTGGAGCGCGGGTTTCGTCGGAACAGTTGGCGTGGTGACGGGGCTTTCCGAACGCGGATTTGCCGTGGCACTCAACGCGGTGGCACATCCCGAAAGTGATCGCCGCGGCTATCCGATGCTGCTGTTTCTGCGGCATCTGCTCGATTCCGCGACGGATTTCGATCACGCCGTGGAAATCGCCCGCCGCACGCCGCTGGCCTCCAGTGGGTTGCTGACGCTGGTGGGCACCCGCAACGATCAACGCATTTGCATCGAGCGAACTCCAAGCCAGCATCGCCTGATCCGTCCGGAAGGTGATGCCGCCTTGGTGACGACGAATCATTTTCGGTTGATGGAACCGGAAACCAGTTGCGTGCGATGGTCAACCGTGACCAGTTCGGCGAAAACCTTGTCGCGGATGCCGGGGGATTCGGATTTTTTGCAGATTCTGACGCATCCCCAAGTGGAGCAATCGATTACGGCTCAACACGTGATTGCGACTCCCAGCCAACAACGGCTGAAAATGTGGGTGCCGGCGCGATTGCTGGAATAA
- a CDS encoding ABC transporter ATP-binding protein — protein MQPERDAPSSAIRIQNLTVKYGDFTAVDSLDLEIPRGELFGLLGPNGAGKSTTIRVMIGQRKPSSGTVQILGHDVVREWSTIKPLFGYVPDRENHFEEFTGRRNLRFFADLYGAPHERIESCLAMVELDEAGDLPVKGYSLGMRRKLLLARALLHDPPILYLDEPTANLDIHSSAVVHRILRERVAAGKTVLLTTHNMPEVEAICDRVAIINRGKLIALDTPTHLKQAHTERKVDLVTVDHQRLVFDLDDAADQQQFAEWIRSGKLATIRTREFDFHATFLKLTGTAFDE, from the coding sequence ATGCAGCCCGAACGCGATGCCCCGTCATCGGCCATCCGCATCCAGAATTTGACCGTGAAATACGGCGATTTCACCGCCGTCGATTCGCTCGATCTGGAGATCCCACGCGGGGAGTTATTCGGGTTGCTTGGCCCCAACGGCGCGGGAAAATCGACCACCATTCGCGTGATGATCGGCCAACGCAAGCCATCCAGCGGAACGGTGCAGATTCTCGGGCATGATGTTGTCCGCGAGTGGAGCACAATCAAGCCGCTGTTCGGGTATGTGCCGGACCGCGAAAATCACTTCGAAGAATTCACCGGTCGCCGAAATTTGCGATTTTTCGCCGATTTGTACGGCGCTCCGCACGAACGCATCGAATCGTGCCTGGCGATGGTCGAACTCGATGAAGCGGGCGATCTGCCGGTCAAAGGCTACTCGCTGGGCATGCGTCGCAAGTTGTTGCTGGCACGGGCGTTACTGCACGATCCACCGATTCTCTACCTGGATGAGCCCACCGCGAATCTGGACATTCACTCCAGTGCCGTGGTGCATCGCATTTTGCGTGAACGGGTGGCGGCGGGCAAAACGGTGCTGCTTACCACCCACAACATGCCGGAAGTTGAGGCGATTTGCGATCGCGTGGCCATCATCAACCGCGGCAAACTCATCGCACTGGACACTCCAACGCACCTCAAGCAAGCGCACACCGAACGAAAAGTGGACCTGGTCACCGTCGATCATCAACGATTGGTCTTTGATCTGGACGATGCCGCCGATCAGCAGCAGTTCGCGGAATGGATTCGCAGCGGCAAACTGGCGACGATTCGGACCCGCGAATTTGATTTTCATGCGACCTTCCTGAAACTCACCGGCACAGCCTTCGACGAATGA
- the uppP gene encoding undecaprenyl-diphosphatase UppP, which translates to MQLQEAIVQGIVQGLTEFLPISSSAHLKVVPAMLGWPDPGAAFTAVIQLGTLVAVFWYFRQDVTRLAKAALRVLRTGRIRGDADALQLLWMVVGTLPIVLGGVLFKRAIETHLRALTVTAIMLVAVGLLMAMSEWWSQRRQRQGHTLRSMEQVRWWHALLIGCAQAVALIPGTSRSGATITAGLFLGCDRPTAARYSFLLSLPAISAAGIYQLISARHELLGSSENFVALLVASVIAGFVGYASIAFLLGFLQRRTMLVFVIYRIGLAALLIVGLNRGWWID; encoded by the coding sequence ATGCAGTTGCAGGAAGCGATTGTTCAAGGCATTGTGCAAGGATTGACCGAATTTCTGCCGATCAGCAGTTCCGCGCATTTGAAAGTGGTCCCGGCGATGCTCGGCTGGCCCGATCCGGGGGCGGCATTTACGGCGGTGATTCAGTTGGGCACCCTGGTCGCGGTGTTCTGGTACTTCCGCCAGGATGTCACTCGGTTGGCGAAGGCGGCATTGCGTGTGCTGCGCACCGGGCGAATTCGCGGCGATGCCGATGCTCTGCAACTGCTGTGGATGGTCGTCGGTACGTTGCCGATCGTGCTCGGTGGTGTCCTCTTCAAACGTGCAATTGAGACGCACCTGCGAGCGCTCACCGTGACTGCCATCATGCTCGTCGCGGTCGGCCTGCTGATGGCGATGTCGGAATGGTGGTCCCAGCGTCGTCAGCGTCAGGGGCACACGTTGCGCTCGATGGAACAAGTCCGCTGGTGGCATGCCTTGCTCATCGGCTGCGCTCAGGCTGTGGCGTTGATTCCGGGCACCTCGCGCTCCGGAGCCACCATCACCGCCGGATTATTTCTCGGCTGCGATCGTCCCACCGCCGCGCGCTATTCCTTTCTGCTGTCACTCCCCGCCATTTCTGCTGCCGGAATCTATCAACTCATCTCCGCTCGGCACGAATTGCTGGGCAGTTCGGAAAACTTTGTTGCGCTCCTGGTCGCATCGGTGATCGCCGGCTTCGTTGGCTATGCGTCCATCGCCTTTCTCCTCGGATTTCTGCAACGGCGGACCATGCTCGTGTTTGTCATCTACCGCATCGGCTTGGCCGCGCTCTTGATCGTCGGGCTGAATCGCGGGTGGTGGATCGATTAA
- a CDS encoding reverse transcriptase domain-containing protein — MNPLERLLEFLGFTKTEADTSKPAKGKPAPADAKSAAGGSDASGAKKPSGPAVAKTFNLDASDLLPITSEELKSGLRKLLRSGGFRFVGRGMIPHGDERTRLINRALLSEGFLTAEQLEAITQVAVEFEELQKALARIEGQVNKSAKKAVEADKEEKARIKAQKKAEALAKKQKHAADVAHRRETDIIFLGRKVSAKLNDRKGNAELLAGYGLPAISTPAELAAALGLSVAKLRWLAFHTEVATRMHYVQFQIPKKSGGTRLLSAPHQSLAAAQEWIYREIIQKIPVETPAHGFVTGRSIVTNAQPHVGNPVLINMDLEAFFPTITWQRVRSVFHRAGYSPSVATILALICTECPRDTVEYAGKTYYVATGPRGLPQGACTSPGLSNLVARRLDKRLGGLCGKLGLTYTRYADDLSVSGPAEINEKVGYLMARIRHIAEAEGFQVNPKKTRVLRPNTAQLVTGIVVNAKPSLPKKELRRLRAILHQAQKNGLDAQNREQIPHFRAWLAGKISFVRMVRPELGAKLQAQFDAL, encoded by the coding sequence ATGAACCCGCTTGAACGACTGCTCGAGTTCCTGGGCTTTACGAAAACCGAAGCGGACACCTCCAAACCCGCCAAGGGGAAGCCCGCGCCAGCCGATGCCAAGAGTGCGGCCGGTGGTTCCGATGCGAGCGGGGCCAAGAAGCCATCCGGGCCAGCGGTCGCCAAGACCTTCAATCTCGACGCCAGCGATCTATTGCCGATCACCAGCGAAGAGTTGAAGTCCGGCCTGCGCAAACTGTTACGCAGTGGCGGTTTCCGCTTCGTCGGTCGCGGCATGATTCCGCACGGCGATGAGCGCACCCGACTCATCAACCGGGCGTTGCTTTCCGAAGGATTCCTGACCGCCGAACAGCTCGAAGCGATCACGCAAGTCGCGGTCGAATTCGAAGAGTTGCAAAAAGCGTTGGCCCGCATCGAAGGCCAAGTCAACAAATCCGCGAAGAAAGCCGTCGAAGCCGACAAAGAAGAAAAGGCCCGCATCAAGGCCCAGAAAAAGGCCGAAGCCCTCGCCAAGAAACAGAAGCACGCCGCCGATGTCGCCCATCGCCGCGAAACGGACATTATCTTCCTGGGTCGGAAAGTCTCGGCAAAGCTGAACGACCGCAAAGGGAACGCGGAACTGCTTGCAGGGTATGGACTTCCGGCAATCTCGACACCGGCGGAGTTGGCCGCTGCCTTGGGGCTAAGTGTCGCCAAACTGCGCTGGTTGGCCTTCCATACCGAAGTCGCCACCCGGATGCACTATGTGCAATTCCAGATTCCGAAGAAATCCGGCGGCACCCGCTTACTCAGCGCCCCGCACCAATCGTTGGCCGCTGCTCAAGAGTGGATTTATCGCGAGATTATCCAAAAGATCCCCGTCGAAACGCCGGCTCATGGCTTTGTCACCGGGCGAAGCATCGTCACCAATGCCCAGCCGCACGTTGGCAATCCGGTCCTCATCAACATGGACCTCGAAGCGTTCTTCCCGACCATCACCTGGCAGCGGGTGCGGAGCGTGTTTCATCGAGCGGGATATTCGCCGAGCGTGGCCACGATTCTGGCACTCATCTGCACCGAATGCCCGCGCGATACCGTGGAATACGCTGGAAAGACATACTATGTCGCCACCGGGCCACGTGGTTTACCGCAAGGGGCATGCACCTCTCCGGGGCTGTCGAATCTCGTCGCCCGTCGATTGGACAAACGGCTGGGCGGCTTGTGCGGCAAACTCGGCCTGACCTACACACGCTATGCCGATGACCTGAGCGTGTCCGGTCCCGCAGAAATCAATGAGAAAGTTGGCTACCTGATGGCTCGGATTCGGCACATTGCCGAGGCCGAAGGATTTCAGGTCAACCCGAAGAAAACGCGTGTCTTGCGCCCCAACACGGCCCAGTTGGTGACGGGGATTGTCGTGAACGCCAAGCCATCGCTGCCCAAGAAAGAATTGCGGCGATTGCGGGCGATTCTGCATCAGGCCCAGAAAAACGGGCTGGATGCCCAAAATCGGGAGCAGATCCCGCACTTCCGTGCCTGGTTGGCCGGTAAAATCTCGTTTGTGCGCATGGTCCGCCCCGAGTTGGGGGCGAAGCTGCAAGCCCAGTTCGATGCCCTGTAA